A section of the Humulus lupulus chromosome 2, drHumLupu1.1, whole genome shotgun sequence genome encodes:
- the LOC133814506 gene encoding uncharacterized protein LOC133814506 gives MPESSNQRQSRGCLQEEDFELNDEEYEQEVEAEKEMGRPSDPTKWWGSVTNLCSQGVQGDESDGVDTEEDLQSLGSVGEEVGPRKSKIHYNPRSNFKDFKFVLGMEFGTAKLLRTAIKEYFIESNREFKYVSNDMRRIRVKCKVKQCPWLLYASVSRADNTTFKVQTLVDNHNCGLVLNNSHANAPWLSKYFLEQFRINPDMKYKTFREMTTKTKYSHVSNWVFYRAKARAKILLEGSVSEQYAILEDYCKMILATNPGSTAIIKSNMVEGKRIFERVYICLKACKEGFRSGCRPLIGLDGASSKVCEKENTNTWSWFLELLKEDLDIDRPSQLAMMSDRQKRLENAIASVFEGAEVRNCVRHLHSNFKKDHPGLLLKQQLWAAAKATTIPEFQKRMRELRETSENAYNWLALRTPSEWSRSHFSEMVKCDMLLNNLCESFNAAIVDARDKPIITLLEKIRYWLMSRFFNKRESLKKWIHPVGKRILQVVEKNKSIAKNCLTTRAATYQFQVDCPNNESFDVDLQKRTCSCRRFQLTGIPCGHALAAIWTSGAEIMDYIHECYKKEAFLKAYAGIIYPMPSPEQWPETGLHPIYPPFETNLSGRPKKVRRRESDEPPPSSTKTRRFGQIHLCKKCKQPGHTSKTCPNPTNAQVPAKKKRGRPPAANPTEATKKRKERLTKQKQSFSQQGGPKTRARQHDLSQQGGPSTRST, from the exons ATGCCTGAAAGTTCTAATCAGAGGCAGTCAAGAGGGTGCTTGCAAGAGGAAGACTTTGAGTTAAACGATGAGGAGTATGAGCAAGAGGTTGAGGCAGAAAAAGAGATGGGTAGGCCATCTGATCCAACTAAATGGTGGGGCAGTGTGACAAATTTGTGCAGCCAAGGTGTTCAGGGAGATGAATCAGATGGGGTGGACACTGAAGAAGACTTACAAAGtcttggaagtgttggtgaagaGGTTGGGCCTAGGAAGTCAAAAATACATTACAACCCTAGGTCCAACTTTAAGGATTTCAAATTTGTATTGGGAATGGAATTTGGGACTGCAAAACTActgaggactgctattaaagagTACTTTATTGAAAGTAATAGAGAGTTTAAATATGTAAGCAATGACATGAGAAGAATTAGGGTCAAATGCAAAGTTAAACAATGTCCTTGGTTGTTGTATGCAAGTGTTTCAAGAGCTGACAACACTACTTTCAAAGTGCAAACTTTAGTAGATAACCACAACTGTGGTTTGGTCCTTAATAATAGTCATGCCAATGCTCCCTGGTTGTCTAAGTATTTTTTAGAGCAATTTAGAATCAATCCAGATATGAAGTATAAGACTTTTAGAGAGATGACAACTAAAACCAAGTACTCACATGTTTCTAATTGGGTATTCTACAGGGCAAAGGCCAGAGCAAAAATATTGCTTGAAGGTAGTGTCTCTGAGCAGTATGCTATCTTGGAAGACTACTGCAAAATGATATTGGCTACAAACCCAGGTAGCACTGCCATCATCAAATCAAATATGGTAGAAGGAAAAAGGATATTTGAGAGGGTATATATCTGCTTAAAAGCTTGTAAGGAAGGTTTCAGATCTGGCTGTAGACCACTCATTGGTCTTGATGGTGCTTCCTCAAAGG TTTGTGAGAAAGAAAACACTAACACTTGGTCTTGGTTTTTAGAATTGTTGAAGGAAGATCTAGATATTGACAGGCCTTCTCAGCTTGCTATGATGAGCGATAGGCAGAAAAGGTTGGAGAATGCTATTGCTTCTGTTTTTGAGGGTGCAGAGGTGAGAAATTGTGTTAGGCACTTGCATTCCAACTTCAAGAAAGACCACCCAGGTTTGTTATTGAAACAACAACTATGGGCAGCAGCAAAGGCAACCACTATTCCAGAGTTTCAAAAGAGGATGAGAGAGTTAAGGGAAACTAGTGAAAATGCTTACAACTGGTTGGCACTAAGGACTCCATCCGAGTGGTCTAGGTCACATTTTAGTGAAATGGTGAAATGTGATATGTTGTTAAACAACCTTTGTGAATCTTTTAATGCTGCAATAGTTGATGCTAGAGACAAGCCGATAATTACTTTGCTAGAAAAGATTCGTTATTGGCTAATGAGTCGGTTTTTCAATAAGAGGGAAAGTCTGAAGAAGTGGATACATCCCGTGGGGAAAAGAATATTGCAAGTAGTGGAGAAGAACAAGAGTATTGCCAAGAATTGTCTGACTACTAGGGCTGCAACTTATCAATTTCAAGTTGACTGCCCAAATAATGAGTCATTTGATGTTGATTTGCAAAAAAGGACTTGCAGTTGCCGAAGATTTCAACTCACTGGTATCCCGTGTGGTCACGCACTGGCTGCCATATGGACAAGTGGGGCAGAGATAATGGACTATATCCATGAATGTTATAAAAAAGAGGCATTTTTGAAAGCTTATGCAGGAATCATATACCCTATGCCAAGCCCAGAGCAGTGGCCAGAGACTGGTTTGCACCCTATATACCCACCTTTTGAAACTAATCTGTCAGGGAGACCAAAAAAGGTCAGAAGAAGAGAGTCTGATGAACCACCCCCAAGTTCAACAAAAACTCGAAGGTTTGGTCAGATCCACTTGTGCAAAAAGTGCAAACAGCCAGGCCACACAAGCAAAACATGCCCCAACCCAACAAATGCTCAG GTTCCTGCTAAAAAGAAAAGGGGTAGGCCACCGGCTGCAAATCCCACTGAagcaacaaagaaaagaaaagaacgatTGACAAAGCAAAAACAAAGCTTTTCTCAGCAAGGGGGTCCCAAAACGCGAGCCAGACAACATGACCTTTCTCAGCAAGGTGGTCCTTCGACTAGGTCCACATAA